One genomic region from Lathamus discolor isolate bLatDis1 chromosome 9, bLatDis1.hap1, whole genome shotgun sequence encodes:
- the SH2D1A gene encoding SH2 domain-containing protein 1A: MDALPIYHGSITREAGEKLLLAAGTDGSYLLRDSESIPGVYCLCVLHQGYVYTYRLSKTEAGSWCAETAPGVHRRHFRKVHNLISAFQKPDQGIITPLQHPVINHAKSKYPPGINEGREFHPQPS; encoded by the exons ATGGATGCGCTGCCCATCTACCATGGCAGCATCACCCGTGAGGCTggggaaaagctgctgctggcagcgggTACTGATGGCAGCTACCTGCTGCGGGACAGCGAGAGCATCCCGGGAGTCTActgcctgtgtgtgct GCATCAAGGTTACGTTTATACCTACAGACTGTCCAAGACAGAAGCTGGGTCCTGGTGTGCTGAG ACAGCGCCCGGAGTCCACCGGAGGCACTTTCGGAAAGTGCATAACCTCATTTCGGCCTTCCAGAAACCTGATCAAGGCATCATAACGCCTCTGCAGCACCCCGTCATCAACCACGCGAAATCCAAATACCCTCCTG GGATAAACGAGGGCCGTGAGTTCCACCCGCAGCCATCATGA